A genomic stretch from Etheostoma cragini isolate CJK2018 chromosome 8, CSU_Ecrag_1.0, whole genome shotgun sequence includes:
- the st3gal2 gene encoding CMP-N-acetylneuraminate-beta-galactosamide-alpha-2,3-sialyltransferase 2 yields MAGGGGSTGGGAGMEKVGRARCSRRVLVLLGSLALVFLTSLFFTFSLRWGVGFNYLEPPGWEESRRVKLVPSYVGAHRLSPPDTSQQKTCVCLRCVGDPGVSDWFDENYEPDISPVWTRDNIWLSSDVYYWWVMLQPQFKPHSIKQVLQKLFQVIPGRSPYGSWDPGRCLRCAVVGNSGNLRGAGYGATIDEHSYIMRINLAPTVGYEEDVGSHTTHHFMYPESAKNLAANVSFVLVPFKTLDLVWITSALSSGLIRFTYAPVKQFLRVDKDKVQIFNPAFFKYIHDRWTRHHGRYPSTGMLALFFALHVCDEVNVFGFGADSRGNWHHYWEENRYSGEFRKTGVHDADYEAQIIQLLAKAGKITVFPGK; encoded by the exons ATGGCAGGAGGTGGAGGTAGCACCGGGGGAGGAGCTGGGATGGAGAAAGTAGGCAGGGCGAGGTGTTCCCGCAGGGTCTTGGTTCTCCTCGGCTCGCTGGCTCTCGTCTTTCTCACCTCGCTTTTCTTCACCTTCTCGCTCCGTTGGGGCGTCGGCTTCAACTACCTGGAGCCGCCCGGGTGGGAGGAGTCGAGGAGGGTGAAGCTAGTGCCCAGCTACGTGGGCGCCCACAGGCTGTCGCCACCTGACACCTCGCAGCAGAAGACGTGTGTCTGCTTACGCTGTGTCGGAGACCCGGGCGTTTCTGATTGGTTCGACGAGAACTACGAGCCGGATATCTCACCTGTTTGGACCAGAGACAACATCTGGCTTTCCTCTGATGTCTACTACTGGTGGGTG aTGTTACAGCCCCAGTTTAAACCTCACAGCATTAAGCAGGTGCTGCAGAAGTTGTTCCAg GTGATTCCCGGAAGGTCGCCGTACGGCTCATGGGATCCAGGACGCTGCCTGCGTTGCGCTGTGGTGGGGAACTCAGGAAACCTCCGCGGGGCCGGATACGGGGCGACCATTGACGAACACAGCTACATCATGAG GATAAACCTGGCCCCCACTGTGGGCTACGAAGAAGACGTCGGCAGCCACACCACTCACCACTTCATGTACCCGGAGAGCGCCAAGAACCTGGCGGCCAACGTCAGCTTTGTCCTGGTTCCTTTCAAAACGCTGGATCTTGTCTGGATCACTAGTGCTCTGTCTTCTGGCCTGATTCGATT taccTACGCTCCAGTGAAGCAGTTCCTCCGTGTAGATAAGGACAAG GTCCAGATCTTCAACCCAGCATTCTTTAAATACATCCACGACCGCTGGACCAGACACCATGGGCGCTACCCCTCCACTGGCATGCTCGCACTGTTCTTTGCCCTGCATGTCTGTGACGAG GTGAATGTGTTTGGTTTCGGGGCAGACAGCAGGGGAAACTGGCACCACTACTGGGAGGAGAACCGCTACTCCGGGGAGTTCAGGAAGACCGGCGTCCACGACGCCGACTACGAAGCCCAGATCATCCAGCTGCTGGCGAAGGCTGGCAAGATCACTGTATTCCCAGGGAAATAA